ACATCGGCATCGAGAAATATCAGCAAATCGCCATCGGAATTATGCACTCCATTCCATAAAGCCCAGGATTTCCCTATCCAGTCTTCAGGTGGATCTTCTTTCAAATTCACCAGCTTGACCCTATTATCTACTCTTGAATACGTTTCCACAATTTTTGCAGTTTTATCAGAAGAGTCATCGTTGATGACTATGATTTCATCCGGCTGAACTGTTTGATTAAGCAAAGCAGAGAGTATCTTCCCGATATTCAATTCTTCGTTCCTTGCTGGAATAATAACGGAAATTTTTTGAACTCCATTTTTCTTTTCCAGGCTGATTTCATTCGGAATAGTTCTCTTTAAAATGTGAGAGCGAATTGATATCAGATAGAAAAAGGATATTGCAAAGTTAAAAATAATCGCGGCACTCTTCAATAAAAACTCCATTTAGCCACCCCTAAAACCCTAATATGTCAGAAAATAAAAACCAAATGATTAAAAAATCAATTGAGCTTAAAGATGAAATAGTTCAAAATCAAAGCGAAACTAACCCAAAACAAATAGGGAAGGAGTAAAAAAGCTGCGGGTTTTGAGATTTTATAGAAAATGTTCATATTTGCTAAAATGAATGCCCATAACAAAATTATTTCCATAAGAGCAAAAAAAGGGTTTTCAAGGCCAAAGAAAAAGAAAGACCAGAGCAAATTTAAGGAAAGCTGAATAGAATAAACGCCAACTGCAAGATTTCGCCTGCCCCCAAAATTCTTTCTCCATACCAGATAAAAAGAAATTCCTATAAGAATAAACAAGGAAGTCCAGACAGGTGCGAATAACCAGTTGGGAGGGTTAAATGAAGGTTTGTTCAAAGACGCGTACCAGGTATCAATGGAACTCGAAGTAAAAAAGGAACCCAGAAATCCTGCTGATAGAGTAATTATTACCGAAATAATTAATTTCGGATAGCTTTTCATTTACCCATCTCCCAATTATTAAGATACATACCTAAAACTTACTTTTGCCTATCTTTGTTGCCTTTTCTGCAGCAATTTTCCCGGTTAGTATCGACATGGGCACCCCGGCAGGGCTGTAAGCCCACTGACCAGCCTGGAATATATTTGGTATCGGCGTCAGGACAGCTTTGCCAGCAGAAGCAATCTTATTGATTACAGGCATGTGTTTTTCAAATGCCCACCCTGTAATAGCGCCCTCGGAAGTTCCTACTCTTTCTTGAATACTCAAAGGAGAAAAGGAAAAGGAAGCGGTAACTTTTTCTTTCAACATGGGATATATTGAATTTGAAATCACTTTTACAATGCGCTTTTCAAGCTCCGATTTGAATTCATCATACCAGCCGTCTTTTCGGACTTTTTCAAACAAATCATATTCTGCAAGCAGGCTTATTATCACGCCGGTTTTACCTTTAGGTACCATTTGGGGATCTTTCAGCCCCGGGATGGATATTTCGTAGGTGTTTAGATTGAGGAACTTATCAACCCAGTTCAAAACCTCTTCTTTTCCTTTGTCTTTCCAGTTACCCAGCAATAGATTTAACTCCCTTTTATGAGTCTCACCCAGACCGGTTCTTGAAGGGGTGTAAAAAAAGTGCCCGTATGCGATTTTTCTGAAGCTCTCCAGTGGTTCATCCACTTCTAAAAATACGCTAAACACGGAATCCCCACCCCGACAGTTCAAAAATTGTCTTTTAGCTTCTTCAAATTTATCTTTTGTTCTAGGATCAAGATTGGCAGTTTTTGTTATCGAATAAAAGGTTTTCAAATCTGCAGCCCAGACAAGGCTGTTGTACTCATAAAAATTCCCGTTCTCATCTCTTATCTGGCACCTGTCAGCGAATACCTCGGTAATTCTTGTTCCGGTTAGTATTTCGCCTCCATATTCTATTACTTTATCTTTGACAACCTCGGCAAGTTTCCCCACGCCACCCTTGGGATAGAAATAATCCAGATACAAAGAAAAATAACTCAACGCGAAAAACGCAGGCGTATTTTTGAAAAAATGCTGTGCAATGATATCTCTCAGGGAAGTATTCTCGATTATTTTTTCAAGATAACTCTCAACAGGGACATTCATTTTATTTATCTTGCCCAGAGTTAAAAGAAACCTCGGCAACCATGGAAGGAGCGTTTTGAAGACAAAGCCTGTATCTCGTTTTAAATCTTTGAACATGGGATTCTCTATACCATATAATACATCCATGTATTTCATAACTTTACGGATTATCTTGATGATGCTGTCAACTTCTTTCTCACTTTGTGGATACATCCTTACTAGCAGATCCCTGTAATCCATCAGGCTATCAATTCCCTCAATGTTCAAGACTTCCTTTTCGATGCCAACTGAAACAGGGCTTTTGACAGTTTCAAGAGAAATATCGAGATCATTAAGCATGGGGAATATTATACCGGCATCTTCCAGCGCTCTCACACCAGCGTCAAAATAAAATCCATTGTGCTCAAAGGTGTTGACCAATCCTCCGCAGGTTTCGTTTTTTTCTATCAGAAGCACCTTTTTTTTACTGCGCGCAAGGTAAGCAGCAGATGTAAGCCCTGCAATGCCCCCACCTACTACGATTGTGTCATATTTCTTTTTGCTCATATGCCGACTATCCCCCCCTCCATTTGATTTGAATTCAACCTGCCCAGTTCAATGCTTTTATTCCATAATTCATAGGCGGCTTCTTTATCGACTGCAGGTGGAGCTGGCTCTTCCAAAGTGGTGAGATTGAAGAATTTTCCGGAAATATGCTCTACCTCACTGGATACGCCCAAATAGTAAAGGGCTTCAGCCGAAATATCAGCTGGCCTTAGATTTTTATCTATAAAGGTCTTTTTGAACCATTTGTAAAAAGGCCCGTTGTCCTTTCCAGAATTTGATCTGACAGCACCCGGGTGCATTGCATTAATCGTTACCCCGGAATTCTTGAAATATTCATCAAAAACCAGCATGGATAGTAGCTGTGCTAGCTTTGCCGAGCCATAAGACTTCAATCCCGAATATCGTCTTTTTTGCCAGTTCAAATCATCTAATTTCAATCCCCAGGCGGCAAAGCGGTAACCCTCCGAATTCACAAGAATAATTCTCGTCTTTTCTTGAGACTTGAGCTTTTCCATCAAAAGATAGTTTATGATAAATGAACTGAGATAATTAACAACAAAACATTTTTCCAGCCCATCTTCTGTCAGCTCGCGCTTTGTGAGGTATACACCTGCATTGTGTATAAGGACATCGATTGGTTTTTCAAGCTTTGAAAGAGCCCTGGCGACCCTGTGGATATCATCCAGCTTGCTCAAATCTGCCAGTTCATAATTGCAGGAGACATCGAAATCCCTTTCTATCTCTTCACACAACGCTTCTGACTTCTCTCTGTTTCTGTTTATGCATAACAAATTCGCCCCTTTAGACGCGAATTTCCTTGCTGTAACATATCCGATTCCAGAGGTTGCGCCTGTTACAACTACAAGTTTGTTGGTGAACTCGTCGTTGCAGATTTTGGGATCTAACCGATTGTTTTTGATCATTGCGAATACGTTAGACCAGCGGTATTCTTTGAAATACTTAAAGAACTTGCTTTTCTTTTTCATGATAAGCTTCAACCAAACTTTCTCTTCATGAATTTTCTGTATGCTTTGCCAAAGCCGGGTATATTATCAAAAATGTCTCCCCATAAATCATAGTAATCTCTCTGCTCAATTATCTTTCCCTTTTCATTT
The Kosmotoga arenicorallina S304 genome window above contains:
- a CDS encoding TspO/MBR family protein, with translation MKSYPKLIISVIITLSAGFLGSFFTSSSIDTWYASLNKPSFNPPNWLFAPVWTSLFILIGISFYLVWRKNFGGRRNLAVGVYSIQLSLNLLWSFFFFGLENPFFALMEIILLWAFILANMNIFYKISKPAAFLLLPYLFWVSFALILNYFIFKLN
- a CDS encoding SDR family NAD(P)-dependent oxidoreductase produces the protein MKKKSKFFKYFKEYRWSNVFAMIKNNRLDPKICNDEFTNKLVVVTGATSGIGYVTARKFASKGANLLCINRNREKSEALCEEIERDFDVSCNYELADLSKLDDIHRVARALSKLEKPIDVLIHNAGVYLTKRELTEDGLEKCFVVNYLSSFIINYLLMEKLKSQEKTRIILVNSEGYRFAAWGLKLDDLNWQKRRYSGLKSYGSAKLAQLLSMLVFDEYFKNSGVTINAMHPGAVRSNSGKDNGPFYKWFKKTFIDKNLRPADISAEALYYLGVSSEVEHISGKFFNLTTLEEPAPPAVDKEAAYELWNKSIELGRLNSNQMEGGIVGI
- a CDS encoding phytoene desaturase family protein → MSKKKYDTIVVGGGIAGLTSAAYLARSKKKVLLIEKNETCGGLVNTFEHNGFYFDAGVRALEDAGIIFPMLNDLDISLETVKSPVSVGIEKEVLNIEGIDSLMDYRDLLVRMYPQSEKEVDSIIKIIRKVMKYMDVLYGIENPMFKDLKRDTGFVFKTLLPWLPRFLLTLGKINKMNVPVESYLEKIIENTSLRDIIAQHFFKNTPAFFALSYFSLYLDYFYPKGGVGKLAEVVKDKVIEYGGEILTGTRITEVFADRCQIRDENGNFYEYNSLVWAADLKTFYSITKTANLDPRTKDKFEEAKRQFLNCRGGDSVFSVFLEVDEPLESFRKIAYGHFFYTPSRTGLGETHKRELNLLLGNWKDKGKEEVLNWVDKFLNLNTYEISIPGLKDPQMVPKGKTGVIISLLAEYDLFEKVRKDGWYDEFKSELEKRIVKVISNSIYPMLKEKVTASFSFSPLSIQERVGTSEGAITGWAFEKHMPVINKIASAGKAVLTPIPNIFQAGQWAYSPAGVPMSILTGKIAAEKATKIGKSKF